A stretch of the Bdellovibrio sp. 22V genome encodes the following:
- a CDS encoding tetratricopeptide repeat protein: MKFNKRPLLVSGLSTLLLASSLTTHAQSRTKVTKTVKKKTVGELLSQASENSRGGRLQMSKTDTSLPSANMGFKSEVRNYNLESVKPPRSSEIMQRESSAGGERAEYERVLDQQIRELYKLTQKFKTSPNRGELWLRLAELYVEKASLIDSRRQDEYDAKLRAFQAGKTKVKPKLDTAEAREYNKKAVQLYEWFQRDFPRDEKMSQALFFLGYNYFELGDVKKGAQYYEQLTRGYPSSPFVGEAHFALAEYYFENEKWSQAYKEYSFLIKEKKHRLHTFALYKGAWCLFRLGKVQQAMNYLEFIIKTGKAETGEQLAGRKTVNRNRLENEALRDIVVFYAEGGDPTKAASYFKNLVGNDYNPYLERLAYQYSDRGNKDASREVFKLLISQNPTAPKAFEYQYQIVQNYFYAKNTSRFKTELYGWVKDYDQSGAWYAANKNNKDLIENSYKLRETTLRNYVLQQHQTAQNSRAPYSQAQANEGYQLYLREFPDSASAGDMHFYYGELLYDMAKYDEAAMQYKWVVDNSPQSKFYNKSAQNLILSVERSVPSDQEMQKRVGTSLDPVPLEPKVDRFIKAGQWYVEKFPNSEKAVEIKFRMGRLYYQSNHFDEATKYFREIVQQHPNTKYAEYSANLLLDIYNLRKDYVGLEKTGAELLAVPSIASSKAGSDIRDVLEKASFKRGQDLEVSKKYSESAQVYEAFAKQNPKSSLASTALFNAGVNYERAGLNTQAISAYQGVLSSRDAQAEKLKPKARRLLAKQYQDSAQFEEAAKLYKQAAQENPNDPLSANLVFNAAVLYEALGKSDEAIRAYSEFTKMNKKHADNIEAVYSMAQIHRKAGQNGAAIARYTEYVENGGRDQEKVVESAYWVSELYGRQRATSKSNEWKQKTLAIQRRFAPNKKGVGASYAAKIKLDEARDTFKEMRAINFPADPNKQKAAADKKVSLLTKLTGELAEVIKYDSAEEIVSSLSILGEANQNMAHAILNAPLPPGLNAEETKQYKAGVEKFAEPFNTKAKESFKLAVERGWELEVYNDGFKTAYEYMNKLDPKTYYNGGEIGSDIRLVNWIGQ, from the coding sequence ATGAAATTCAACAAGCGCCCACTTCTAGTTTCAGGTCTTTCCACGCTGCTCTTAGCCAGCTCACTGACTACGCATGCTCAGAGCAGAACTAAAGTCACAAAGACGGTTAAGAAAAAGACAGTGGGAGAGTTGTTGTCGCAAGCAAGCGAAAACAGCCGTGGCGGCCGTCTGCAGATGTCAAAGACGGACACGTCATTGCCTTCAGCAAACATGGGTTTCAAAAGTGAAGTGCGCAATTACAATCTGGAGTCTGTGAAGCCTCCGCGTTCTTCTGAAATTATGCAGCGGGAATCTTCAGCGGGTGGCGAGCGTGCGGAGTATGAACGCGTTTTGGATCAGCAAATCCGCGAATTGTACAAGCTGACACAAAAGTTTAAAACAAGCCCGAACCGCGGGGAGCTGTGGTTGCGTTTGGCGGAACTTTACGTCGAGAAAGCAAGTTTGATCGATTCTCGCCGTCAGGACGAGTACGACGCGAAACTTCGCGCTTTCCAGGCAGGTAAAACAAAAGTGAAGCCGAAACTCGACACGGCGGAAGCTCGCGAATACAACAAAAAAGCCGTCCAGCTTTATGAATGGTTCCAAAGAGATTTCCCGCGCGACGAAAAAATGAGCCAGGCCCTTTTCTTCCTTGGCTATAACTATTTTGAGTTGGGTGACGTTAAAAAAGGCGCTCAGTACTATGAGCAATTGACAAGAGGATATCCAAGTTCTCCTTTTGTCGGCGAAGCGCATTTCGCTTTGGCAGAGTACTATTTCGAGAACGAAAAATGGTCGCAAGCCTACAAAGAATATTCATTCTTGATCAAAGAAAAGAAGCATCGTTTGCATACGTTTGCGCTTTATAAAGGCGCATGGTGTTTGTTCCGTCTTGGTAAGGTTCAACAAGCGATGAATTACCTTGAGTTCATCATCAAAACGGGCAAAGCCGAAACGGGCGAACAATTGGCGGGACGTAAAACGGTCAACCGTAATCGTCTTGAAAACGAAGCTCTTCGCGATATCGTGGTCTTCTATGCGGAAGGCGGCGACCCGACGAAAGCAGCTTCTTATTTTAAAAATCTCGTGGGCAACGACTACAATCCTTACCTTGAAAGACTGGCTTACCAATACAGCGACCGTGGGAATAAAGACGCTTCAAGAGAAGTTTTCAAACTCTTGATCTCGCAGAATCCGACGGCGCCAAAAGCATTCGAATACCAATATCAGATCGTGCAAAACTATTTCTATGCGAAGAACACTTCGCGCTTTAAAACCGAGCTTTACGGCTGGGTGAAAGACTACGATCAAAGCGGCGCTTGGTATGCCGCAAATAAAAATAATAAGGATTTGATCGAAAACTCATACAAGTTGCGCGAAACGACTTTGCGCAACTACGTATTACAACAGCATCAAACAGCGCAGAACTCCCGTGCACCTTATTCGCAAGCGCAGGCTAACGAAGGATACCAATTGTATCTGCGTGAGTTCCCGGATTCTGCTTCTGCCGGCGATATGCACTTCTATTATGGTGAGTTGCTATACGATATGGCGAAATACGATGAAGCAGCCATGCAGTATAAGTGGGTGGTCGATAACTCTCCGCAAAGCAAGTTCTACAACAAGTCCGCGCAAAACTTGATCTTGTCGGTGGAACGAAGCGTTCCTTCCGATCAAGAGATGCAGAAACGTGTAGGAACTTCTTTGGATCCGGTTCCGTTGGAACCAAAGGTGGACCGCTTTATCAAAGCCGGTCAATGGTATGTGGAAAAGTTCCCGAATTCGGAAAAAGCTGTGGAAATCAAATTCCGAATGGGACGCTTGTACTATCAAAGCAATCACTTTGACGAAGCGACAAAATATTTCCGTGAGATTGTGCAGCAGCATCCCAATACAAAATATGCGGAATACTCTGCGAATCTTCTTTTGGATATTTACAATCTAAGAAAAGACTACGTCGGTCTTGAAAAAACCGGGGCCGAGCTGCTTGCGGTTCCTTCCATTGCGTCTTCTAAAGCAGGATCTGACATCCGCGACGTTCTTGAAAAAGCGTCGTTCAAGCGCGGTCAAGATTTGGAAGTATCGAAAAAATACTCCGAGAGTGCGCAAGTTTACGAAGCCTTCGCAAAACAAAACCCGAAATCCAGTTTGGCTTCGACGGCTTTGTTCAACGCCGGCGTAAACTATGAAAGAGCGGGTTTAAATACGCAGGCAATTTCGGCATACCAAGGTGTTTTGAGTTCGAGAGATGCTCAAGCCGAAAAATTGAAGCCGAAAGCGCGCCGTCTGTTGGCGAAACAGTATCAGGACTCGGCCCAGTTTGAGGAAGCTGCAAAGCTTTACAAGCAGGCTGCGCAGGAAAATCCTAATGATCCACTTTCCGCGAACTTGGTCTTCAATGCGGCTGTTCTTTATGAAGCTTTGGGTAAATCGGATGAAGCTATCCGTGCTTACTCCGAATTTACAAAAATGAACAAAAAGCACGCGGATAATATTGAAGCCGTTTACAGCATGGCGCAGATCCACCGTAAAGCGGGCCAAAACGGAGCGGCGATCGCTCGTTACACCGAATACGTTGAAAACGGCGGTCGCGACCAGGAAAAAGTGGTTGAAAGCGCTTACTGGGTCAGCGAACTTTATGGGCGTCAAAGGGCCACGTCTAAATCCAACGAATGGAAACAAAAAACTTTGGCGATCCAAAGACGTTTTGCCCCTAATAAAAAAGGTGTCGGTGCCTCTTATGCCGCTAAAATTAAATTAGATGAGGCGCGAGATACATTTAAGGAAATGCGTGCCATCAACTTCCCGGCGGATCCTAATAAACAAAAGGCCGCAGCAGACAAAAAAGTTTCTTTGCTGACGAAACTGACGGGTGAGTTGGCGGAAGTTATTAAGTACGACAGTGCCGAAGAAATCGTAAGCTCTCTGAGTATTCTCGGTGAAGCCAACCAGAATATGGCTCACGCTATCTTGAATGCGCCACTTCCTCCGGGATTGAATGCGGAAGAAACGAAGCAGTACAAAGCGGGAGTAGAGAAGTTCGCTGAGCCGTTCAATACGAAAGCGAAAGAAAGCTTCAAGCTCGCAGTCGAGCGTGGTTGGGAACTTGAAGTTTATAATGACGGTTTCAAAACAGCTTACGAGTACATGAACAAATTGGATCCAAAAACGTATTACAACGGCGGCGAGATCGGTTCTGATATCCGCTTGGTGAATTGGATAGGTCAATAA
- a CDS encoding tetratricopeptide repeat protein, producing MKKLLLLLIATSFVLPAASEAQRRTLKPKTKAATSRRAPPSTTREATLRNQLSNALRMAQGGQYEAAANALFSLSRRSELAEERPQIKYILGTMLIELKLYQTAAFQFVDVIRMKHPKYSKLAIEKLSIVADTLGDDTILNYAISRVDLNDFPSNLRDMIHFRLGEIKLRNREFAKASELFSKVGYGSSYYYQALYNKGLAELEANQPSLAIGTFQKMLDGRRKAPVTDTNRVAAQMGLARALYQKQDWEASVEAYSQVPRDTLMWHDAVFEQSWAMLRSARFRSALSNFQTLHSAYYEDFYMPESLLLRAIVYLYICKYDEMEKVLSLFEKTYGPVRSKIGDFLKSTNEASSFYAEVEKAHVMKTTDKSANLRLPYIVLRNVLDQGDVKRSMHYLDKLNQEKARVEANSSFRASPLGQYALKILANRSRNTKFAVGDMVKAHLLNMRVELRDLYEQAGFIRYEMITGRKESIKKKIAGKDIGEQIDEDIDRKFYIQNGYEYYPFQGEYWLDEVGNYHYLGKQSCE from the coding sequence ATGAAGAAACTTTTACTTCTCCTCATAGCGACAAGTTTCGTTTTGCCTGCAGCCAGCGAGGCACAACGCAGAACCTTGAAACCGAAGACGAAAGCCGCGACGTCGCGCCGTGCACCTCCATCAACGACGCGCGAAGCGACATTGCGCAATCAATTGAGCAATGCTTTGCGCATGGCTCAGGGCGGGCAGTATGAGGCGGCGGCAAATGCGTTGTTCTCTTTGAGCCGTCGTTCCGAACTTGCTGAAGAGCGTCCTCAGATTAAATACATTTTAGGTACGATGTTGATCGAGCTAAAACTTTATCAAACAGCGGCATTTCAGTTCGTTGATGTGATTCGTATGAAACATCCCAAGTACTCAAAACTGGCGATCGAAAAGCTTTCTATCGTAGCGGATACTTTGGGTGACGACACGATTCTGAACTACGCGATTTCCCGTGTGGACTTGAACGATTTCCCAAGTAATTTGCGCGATATGATTCATTTCCGCTTGGGAGAAATCAAACTGCGTAACCGCGAATTCGCGAAAGCGTCCGAACTTTTCAGCAAAGTCGGTTATGGCAGCAGCTACTATTATCAAGCTCTTTACAATAAAGGCTTGGCGGAGCTTGAAGCGAATCAGCCGTCTTTAGCGATTGGCACGTTCCAAAAAATGTTGGATGGCCGTCGTAAAGCCCCGGTGACAGATACAAACCGTGTGGCGGCTCAGATGGGTCTTGCCCGCGCTCTTTATCAAAAGCAGGATTGGGAAGCTTCCGTTGAAGCTTACTCACAAGTGCCGCGCGATACATTGATGTGGCATGATGCGGTTTTTGAACAAAGCTGGGCGATGTTGCGCTCCGCTCGTTTCCGTTCCGCTCTTAGTAACTTCCAAACTCTCCATTCGGCATATTACGAAGACTTTTATATGCCGGAGAGTTTACTTCTTCGCGCCATCGTTTACCTCTACATCTGTAAGTATGATGAGATGGAGAAGGTTCTCAGCCTGTTTGAAAAAACTTACGGGCCGGTTCGTTCGAAGATCGGTGACTTCTTGAAGTCGACGAACGAAGCGAGTTCATTCTATGCCGAAGTTGAAAAAGCACACGTCATGAAAACGACGGACAAGTCGGCAAATTTGCGTTTGCCATACATCGTTCTTCGTAACGTCCTCGATCAAGGCGACGTGAAGCGTTCTATGCACTATCTGGATAAATTGAACCAAGAAAAGGCCCGTGTGGAAGCAAACTCTTCTTTCAGAGCTTCTCCGTTGGGGCAATACGCTTTGAAGATCTTAGCAAACCGCAGTCGTAATACGAAGTTCGCTGTGGGTGACATGGTGAAAGCACACTTGCTTAATATGCGCGTCGAGTTGCGTGATCTTTACGAACAAGCAGGGTTCATCCGCTACGAAATGATTACGGGACGTAAAGAAAGCATTAAAAAGAAAATTGCCGGCAAAGATATTGGCGAGCAGATCGACGAGGATATTGACCGTAAGTTCTATATCCAAAACGGTTACGAGTACTATCCGTTCCAAGGCGAGTACTGGCTCGATGAAGTTGGAAACTACCACTACCTCGGAAAACAAAGCTGCGAGTAA
- a CDS encoding outer membrane beta-barrel domain-containing protein has translation MYLKKHAYIFLALLLLAPMGAMAQAETDELDIIELEIDKGTPAKQPISDSAPSYQETSPRDNTLTDFSGLGTLAPFKEISIIQKRFLPKTGRFQLFGGATVLTNNPFFNTIGGVAKASYFLSETWGIELNYFGLTTSERQTTEELRDIQGVSTENLVYPKSYVGVDLMYIPIYGKMTWFNEKIIPFDLYFSAGYGSTMTQADEAAGTIHLATGQIFALSKAYALRWDFSWNFFNAKGIDGSTNSFNNLFLTVGISWFFPEASYR, from the coding sequence ATGTACTTAAAGAAACACGCATACATCTTTCTAGCACTCCTGCTCTTGGCTCCGATGGGGGCGATGGCGCAAGCGGAGACGGACGAGCTTGATATTATCGAATTGGAAATCGATAAGGGCACTCCCGCGAAGCAGCCTATTTCGGACTCCGCGCCAAGCTATCAAGAGACTTCCCCTCGTGATAACACGTTGACGGATTTTTCGGGCTTGGGAACTTTGGCTCCGTTTAAAGAGATTTCCATTATTCAAAAAAGATTCTTGCCGAAAACGGGCCGCTTCCAGTTGTTTGGGGGAGCCACGGTTCTTACCAACAATCCGTTCTTTAATACGATCGGGGGTGTGGCAAAGGCCAGCTATTTCCTCTCTGAAACGTGGGGGATTGAGCTGAACTATTTCGGTCTGACGACATCGGAACGTCAAACGACGGAAGAGTTGCGCGACATTCAGGGCGTGAGCACGGAAAACCTGGTTTATCCGAAGTCCTACGTCGGTGTGGATCTTATGTACATTCCGATCTACGGGAAGATGACTTGGTTTAACGAAAAAATCATTCCTTTCGATCTTTATTTCTCTGCGGGTTACGGTTCAACCATGACTCAAGCGGATGAAGCGGCGGGAACGATTCACTTGGCAACGGGACAAATCTTCGCTTTGAGCAAGGCCTATGCTTTGCGCTGGGATTTCAGTTGGAACTTCTTTAATGCCAAAGGCATTGATGGCTCGACGAATTCATTCAACAACTTGTTCCTCACTGTAGGCATCAGTTGGTTCTTTCCGGAGGCTAGCTACCGATGA
- a CDS encoding outer membrane beta-barrel domain-containing protein, whose amino-acid sequence MLKNGFKAVMIIVLALLLHKAAFAAEVVELPPEELAQESVLPVFDKAVSVKNRNIVTAKRWDVDVFYGYAMTEPIANVSKFGLGLYYNFDESHALGLMYSYNLAGLSDYAKQIEQTPATKLDFTKAPMPKSTLMADYNIKAFYGKMSLSKSLVFNTILYGSASLGAIQYDHKTYPAIAGGLGQKFYFNKNWALRFDLRLFINQGPVPFLGGNKMQVGTPAPDFSEFEERVMFTTNLDVGLSYLF is encoded by the coding sequence ATGCTAAAAAATGGTTTCAAAGCCGTGATGATCATCGTTCTTGCCTTGTTGTTGCACAAGGCAGCTTTTGCGGCTGAAGTTGTCGAGCTTCCACCTGAAGAACTGGCGCAAGAGTCTGTTCTTCCTGTTTTCGATAAAGCAGTGAGCGTTAAAAACCGCAACATCGTGACGGCAAAACGCTGGGACGTGGACGTATTTTACGGATATGCGATGACAGAGCCGATCGCGAACGTTAGCAAGTTCGGCTTGGGCCTTTACTACAATTTCGACGAATCGCACGCTTTGGGTTTAATGTATTCTTATAACTTGGCGGGTTTGTCTGACTATGCAAAGCAGATCGAACAAACTCCGGCGACGAAACTGGATTTCACCAAAGCGCCGATGCCAAAAAGTACTTTGATGGCCGATTACAACATCAAGGCATTTTACGGTAAGATGAGTCTCTCGAAGTCTTTGGTGTTCAATACGATTCTTTACGGTTCCGCTTCATTGGGCGCGATTCAATACGACCATAAAACTTATCCGGCGATTGCGGGTGGTTTAGGTCAGAAATTTTACTTCAATAAAAATTGGGCGTTGAGATTTGATCTTCGTCTTTTCATCAATCAAGGACCTGTTCCTTTCTTGGGTGGAAATAAAATGCAAGTGGGTACGCCAGCTCCGGATTTCAGCGAATTCGAAGAGCGCGTGATGTTTACTACAAACCTCGACGTCGGCTTGTCGTATCTATTTTAA
- a CDS encoding HAD hydrolase family protein: MKNIKMLVLDVDGVLTDTRMWFDGKEWRRFYSVRDGVGIKRLIESGYKIAVITGSKAEDIRARVKSLGIHFLYEGALDKEPSFLQLQKESGFSPEEMAYIGDDIFDIPLLEAVSFGATVPEAVDEVLEVADYVSRRPGGCGAVREVCDYIYKHGAFSSGR; encoded by the coding sequence TTGAAAAATATCAAGATGTTGGTCCTCGATGTCGACGGAGTACTGACAGATACACGAATGTGGTTTGACGGAAAAGAATGGCGTCGCTTTTATTCCGTTCGCGACGGTGTTGGCATAAAACGTCTGATTGAGTCGGGATATAAAATCGCAGTCATTACAGGCAGTAAAGCCGAAGACATTCGTGCACGAGTGAAATCTCTGGGAATTCATTTCCTCTATGAAGGCGCGCTCGACAAAGAACCTTCTTTCTTACAATTACAAAAAGAATCCGGCTTTTCTCCAGAGGAGATGGCCTATATCGGCGACGACATTTTTGACATTCCATTGTTAGAAGCTGTCTCTTTCGGAGCCACGGTGCCGGAAGCTGTCGATGAAGTTTTAGAAGTGGCGGATTATGTGTCCCGTCGACCTGGTGGTTGTGGGGCGGTACGTGAAGTTTGTGATTACATCTATAAACATGGGGCATTTTCCTCAGGTAGGTAA
- a CDS encoding thioesterase family protein, whose amino-acid sequence MNLFFRLLHILLFSKFRSKVDVLQECATPFRVWPTDLDVLRHMNNGVYLSLQDLARVDYMIRAGAAEVIEKNGWYPVVASETIRFRRSLKLFQSFELCTRLLSWDEKYLYLEHKFVSKGEVIALGMIRARFLSKKGGLVAPQDLLKALNLQLSAPSFPEHLESWISADVNHSKSLGL is encoded by the coding sequence ATGAATTTATTTTTTCGCCTTTTGCACATTTTATTGTTTTCAAAATTTCGCAGTAAAGTGGATGTCTTGCAGGAGTGTGCGACGCCGTTTCGGGTATGGCCCACGGATCTCGACGTATTAAGACATATGAACAACGGCGTTTATCTTTCATTGCAGGATTTAGCGCGCGTTGATTATATGATCCGCGCCGGAGCTGCCGAAGTTATCGAAAAGAACGGCTGGTATCCCGTGGTCGCTTCGGAAACGATTCGGTTTCGCCGGTCGCTCAAACTTTTTCAGTCTTTCGAGCTCTGCACACGCTTGTTAAGCTGGGATGAAAAGTATCTTTATCTGGAGCATAAGTTTGTCAGCAAAGGTGAAGTCATCGCGTTGGGAATGATTCGCGCCCGTTTTTTAAGTAAAAAGGGCGGGCTCGTGGCGCCGCAAGATTTATTGAAGGCTTTAAACTTACAACTGAGTGCGCCGTCTTTTCCAGAACATCTTGAATCTTGGATTTCTGCCGACGTGAACCATTCGAAGTCTTTAGGGTTGTGA
- a CDS encoding basic amino acid ABC transporter substrate-binding protein, with product MKRWALLLCLFALGCTKKSDSVKSEATMQSKPAALVVGTDAAYAPFEIENADKTISGFDIDIIKAVAEKAKLDIEIVNTPWEGLFTQLESGDRDILISAITINDDRKKVMEFSEPYFEAVQLIAVPNTSKVAKYNDLKKLKVGVQTGTTGDEVASRLLGKTNPNVKRFESTPLALQELLNGGVDAVIADNGVVNNFLKNNAQGFKTISDTSFSKEYYGIAVQKGNLDLLKKINEGLAAIKADGTYDRIYKSYFGEKK from the coding sequence ATGAAACGTTGGGCTCTTCTTCTTTGTCTTTTTGCTTTGGGTTGTACAAAAAAATCGGACTCGGTAAAAAGCGAGGCGACGATGCAATCCAAACCGGCTGCTTTAGTCGTTGGTACGGACGCGGCCTATGCCCCTTTTGAAATCGAGAATGCAGACAAAACCATCTCTGGTTTTGACATCGACATTATTAAAGCTGTCGCCGAGAAAGCGAAATTGGACATTGAAATCGTGAATACGCCTTGGGAAGGTCTTTTCACTCAATTGGAGTCAGGTGATCGCGACATTCTAATTTCCGCCATCACTATCAATGACGACCGCAAAAAGGTGATGGAATTTTCCGAACCTTACTTCGAAGCCGTGCAACTGATCGCCGTTCCGAATACGTCAAAAGTGGCAAAATACAATGATCTGAAAAAACTGAAAGTGGGCGTGCAGACAGGAACAACGGGGGACGAAGTGGCCAGCCGTCTTCTTGGCAAGACCAATCCGAACGTGAAAAGGTTCGAATCGACGCCGTTAGCTCTGCAAGAACTTCTGAATGGAGGAGTGGATGCCGTGATCGCCGATAACGGTGTTGTGAATAACTTCCTGAAAAACAATGCGCAAGGTTTCAAGACTATTTCGGATACGAGCTTTTCAAAAGAGTACTACGGAATCGCCGTCCAGAAAGGCAACTTGGATCTTCTGAAGAAAATCAATGAAGGACTTGCCGCGATTAAAGCCGACGGAACCTATGATCGCATTTACAAATCTTACTTCGGCGAGAAGAAATAA
- a CDS encoding amino acid ABC transporter permease, whose protein sequence is MFAWFRTDIIAEYFPLFLQGLWTTLELTAVGILFGTLLGLLLGLGKIAMVERGPWKWPVRFFIKLPSQIYIGFFRGTPLFVQILLIHFALVPLLIHPEDGLLISGDTALYLKREYGAFISGALALSLNSAAYIAEIFRAGIQSIDRGQFEAARSLGLNYFHTMKSIIIPQAFRRMLPPLGNEAITLLKDSSLVSAIGLAELAYAARTAAGAYARYWEPYLFISLIYLVITLCMSYVVHVLERKYKNA, encoded by the coding sequence ATGTTCGCTTGGTTTCGCACTGACATCATTGCTGAATATTTTCCTCTCTTTCTTCAAGGTCTTTGGACCACGCTTGAGCTGACTGCTGTCGGTATTTTATTCGGAACTCTCTTGGGACTTCTTCTGGGGCTTGGTAAGATCGCCATGGTGGAACGAGGCCCTTGGAAATGGCCGGTGCGGTTTTTTATCAAACTGCCTTCGCAGATATACATCGGTTTCTTTCGCGGCACTCCTCTTTTTGTACAAATCCTTCTGATCCATTTTGCACTCGTCCCATTGTTAATTCATCCCGAAGACGGTCTGCTTATTTCGGGAGATACAGCACTTTATCTTAAGCGCGAATATGGCGCTTTCATTTCCGGAGCTTTGGCATTAAGTCTTAATTCCGCCGCGTACATCGCGGAGATCTTTCGTGCAGGAATTCAATCTATCGACCGCGGTCAGTTCGAAGCAGCCCGCTCGTTAGGTCTTAATTATTTCCATACGATGAAGTCCATAATCATTCCGCAGGCTTTTCGCAGAATGCTTCCGCCATTAGGAAATGAAGCAATCACTCTTCTTAAGGACTCGTCTTTGGTTTCTGCAATTGGTTTGGCTGAACTCGCTTACGCCGCAAGAACTGCCGCTGGAGCTTATGCCCGTTACTGGGAGCCTTATCTTTTTATCTCGCTGATTTACTTGGTGATCACTCTCTGCATGTCCTATGTCGTGCATGTCTTGGAAAGAAAGTATAAAAACGCATGA
- a CDS encoding amino acid ABC transporter ATP-binding protein: protein MIEVKGLQKFFGTKQVLKNIDCEIKDNEVVCVIGPSGSGKSTFLRCLNALETAQEGFIKVNDFTVTDPKTDLNDLRTHVGMVFQRFNLFPHMTALENICLAPMTIKKISADEAKAQARELLKRVGLSEKEEAYPQELSGGQQQRVAIARALAMGPQVLLFDEPTSALDPEMVGEVLDVIKSLAHGGKTMIVVTHEMGFAKQVSDRIFFMDAGQIVEQGSPQQIFNSPQSERTKAFLSKVL from the coding sequence ATGATTGAAGTAAAAGGCCTGCAAAAGTTTTTCGGAACGAAACAAGTTCTTAAGAATATCGACTGCGAAATCAAGGACAACGAAGTCGTTTGCGTGATTGGCCCTTCGGGATCAGGCAAGAGCACCTTTTTACGCTGCCTCAATGCTTTGGAAACCGCCCAAGAGGGTTTTATCAAGGTAAACGATTTCACAGTCACCGATCCGAAAACGGATCTGAACGATCTCAGAACTCATGTCGGCATGGTCTTTCAAAGATTCAATTTGTTCCCACACATGACCGCCCTTGAAAACATCTGTCTTGCGCCGATGACTATTAAAAAAATCTCGGCGGATGAAGCCAAAGCCCAAGCGCGCGAACTTCTAAAAAGAGTCGGTCTTTCTGAAAAGGAAGAGGCTTATCCGCAAGAACTTTCCGGAGGTCAACAACAACGTGTAGCCATTGCGCGAGCTTTGGCCATGGGTCCACAAGTTCTGCTTTTTGACGAGCCGACTTCCGCATTGGATCCAGAAATGGTCGGCGAAGTCTTGGACGTTATTAAATCCCTGGCTCATGGCGGGAAAACGATGATTGTCGTCACTCATGAAATGGGTTTTGCAAAACAAGTCAGCGACCGTATCTTTTTCATGGATGCGGGACAGATCGTGGAACAGGGTTCGCCTCAGCAGATTTTCAATTCACCGCAAAGCGAACGGACAAAGGCTTTTCTGAGCAAAGTTCTTTAA